Proteins encoded together in one Pseudomonas sp. TCU-HL1 window:
- a CDS encoding ATP-dependent nuclease, whose amino-acid sequence MKIDSLRIKNFRTISTEQVLKLSDGLTLVGPNNAGKTNALLALHMFFTGYENINSYNHISDLSHGDKSVKTSLTCYFKGEPGDEELFEKLGKLKALLGQDDDSDEFSINVYFSGNNPVYQVYPGVKRPEGKSPQYSMAQKAFVQSVLDAFKCYYIPSKKSIDELYNEFVLPFIRLKVAGALEEHLPKIRQSVAAIAKSMNGVLHKNGLDDISVGFDIPNGTVEDLITSFDLRVSDPSISSIYSKGMGVQAAVLLSSFKWITEQQKNLNVIWLVEEPETYMHPSLALQAAKILDDLSAISTVIKTTHAINFVPSDINLVQGVGRSGKAQNTVVKTFTTHREATESIRKSLGVKFSDYFALAKFSLFVEGETDKAYIEHVWAQMQPHQKELYPYLNSSQLLIKDFTGVQDLLGFIKSNFGLFRTEICSVALFDGDKAGVDAARAMSSFCSNKEYSFDGNKEYVLIPGGHPIEGLFPDSWIKDAYEYEPAWFNGGSPVIDADDKLISFKIRDGSKKAFMEYILDRYDEDTTYDSSQKFFALFKAINKAFEKQDI is encoded by the coding sequence ATGAAAATCGATAGCCTAAGGATCAAGAATTTCCGCACTATTTCCACAGAACAGGTTTTGAAGCTTTCAGATGGCCTGACGCTAGTTGGCCCAAATAATGCCGGAAAGACAAACGCCCTGTTAGCTCTTCACATGTTCTTCACTGGCTATGAAAATATTAACTCTTATAATCATATTTCAGATCTTTCCCATGGCGATAAATCTGTAAAAACCAGTTTGACTTGTTACTTTAAAGGAGAGCCAGGGGACGAGGAGCTTTTCGAAAAACTGGGTAAATTGAAAGCTCTTTTAGGGCAAGATGATGATAGCGACGAATTCTCAATAAATGTTTACTTTAGTGGCAACAATCCCGTCTATCAAGTTTACCCGGGAGTGAAAAGGCCTGAGGGGAAATCACCCCAATATTCCATGGCCCAGAAAGCATTTGTGCAATCTGTACTGGATGCTTTCAAGTGCTACTACATACCGTCCAAAAAATCTATCGACGAACTCTATAACGAATTTGTGCTGCCATTTATTCGTTTGAAGGTGGCGGGCGCCCTAGAGGAGCACCTACCAAAAATCCGACAAAGTGTCGCAGCCATTGCGAAAAGCATGAATGGCGTGCTACATAAAAACGGTCTAGATGATATCTCCGTCGGATTTGATATCCCCAATGGGACTGTCGAGGATCTAATAACCAGTTTCGACCTGCGCGTTTCTGACCCAAGCATTAGCTCAATTTACTCCAAGGGAATGGGCGTGCAAGCTGCTGTGCTTCTCTCTTCGTTTAAGTGGATAACCGAGCAACAAAAGAATTTAAACGTTATATGGCTTGTAGAGGAACCTGAAACATACATGCACCCTTCGCTTGCCTTGCAGGCGGCGAAAATATTAGATGATCTCTCAGCAATATCCACCGTAATCAAAACAACCCATGCTATAAATTTTGTCCCATCGGATATTAACCTAGTTCAGGGTGTAGGGCGTTCTGGTAAGGCTCAAAATACTGTTGTAAAGACATTTACAACTCACAGAGAAGCGACGGAGTCGATCAGAAAATCACTTGGCGTGAAATTTTCTGACTATTTTGCTCTTGCTAAATTTAGTCTGTTCGTAGAGGGCGAAACTGATAAAGCTTATATCGAGCACGTCTGGGCCCAGATGCAACCTCACCAGAAAGAACTTTATCCTTACCTTAACTCAAGCCAGTTACTGATAAAGGACTTTACTGGTGTGCAGGACTTGCTCGGATTTATTAAGTCAAATTTTGGGCTATTCCGCACCGAAATTTGTTCTGTAGCTCTTTTTGATGGAGACAAGGCTGGGGTTGATGCTGCTAGAGCGATGTCTAGCTTCTGTTCAAACAAGGAGTATAGCTTTGACGGAAATAAAGAGTATGTGCTCATCCCCGGTGGACACCCAATAGAAGGTTTGTTTCCTGACTCATGGATTAAAGATGCGTATGAGTATGAGCCAGCTTGGTTTAATGGCGGCTCGCCAGTCATTGATGCCGATGACAAACTGATATCATTTAAAATTCGCGACGGCTCAAAGAAAGCTTTTATGGAGTACATCTTGGATCGTTATGATGAAGATACAACCTACGACTCAAGTCAGAAATTTTTTGCGCTATTTAAAGCAATCAATAAAGCCTTTGAAAAGCAAGACATTTAG
- a CDS encoding IS1182 family transposase: MKRFIEEVSRTQVSLLPECLEDFVAEDNPIRVVEAFVEQLDLATLGFDGVAPAATGRPSYHPAVLLKIYLYGYLNRIQSSRRLERECQRNLELMWLTGRLAPDFKTIADFRRDNGKAIRNACRQFVVLCRQLDLFSQSLVAIDGSKFKAVNNRDRNFTQGKLRARMEQIEKSIDRYLAAMDTADRTQSDVAEAKASRLQDKIEKLQQQMQALKEMEQQLREAPDGQVSLTDPDARSMATSGKGTGVVGYNVQTAVDTQHHLIVAHEVTNVGHDRAALATMAEQARSATGVEGLTVVADRGYFKGEEILACDQSGITAYVPKPLTSNSKADGRFGKQDFVYVPEKNEYRCPAGQSLIYRYTNLEAGLTTHAYWSSNCKQCAIRSQCTSEPFRRVRRWEHEDVIDAMQRRLDHQPEMMGIRRQTVEHPFGTLKHWMGSTHFLTKTLPRVSTEMSLHVLAYNLKRLMSILGIREAVAALQS, encoded by the coding sequence ATGAAGCGATTCATCGAAGAGGTGAGCCGGACTCAGGTCAGCTTGCTTCCCGAATGCTTGGAAGACTTCGTCGCTGAAGACAATCCGATCCGCGTGGTCGAAGCCTTCGTCGAGCAACTCGACCTGGCGACCCTGGGGTTTGACGGGGTGGCCCCCGCTGCAACCGGACGACCGTCCTATCACCCCGCCGTGCTGCTGAAGATCTACCTCTACGGTTACCTTAATCGCATCCAGTCCAGTCGGCGTCTGGAGCGTGAATGTCAGCGCAATCTCGAGCTGATGTGGCTGACCGGACGACTGGCACCGGACTTCAAAACCATCGCCGATTTCCGTCGTGACAACGGCAAGGCCATCCGCAATGCCTGCCGGCAGTTCGTCGTGCTCTGCCGCCAGCTCGATCTGTTCTCGCAGTCTCTGGTGGCCATCGACGGCAGCAAGTTCAAAGCCGTCAACAATCGTGATCGCAACTTCACCCAGGGCAAGCTCCGTGCCCGCATGGAACAGATCGAGAAAAGCATCGACCGTTATCTGGCGGCCATGGACACCGCCGATCGGACTCAATCCGATGTTGCCGAGGCCAAGGCCAGCCGCCTCCAGGACAAAATCGAGAAGCTCCAGCAGCAGATGCAGGCGCTCAAGGAGATGGAGCAGCAGCTACGAGAAGCGCCGGATGGACAGGTCTCTCTCACCGATCCTGATGCCCGCTCCATGGCCACCAGCGGCAAAGGAACCGGCGTGGTCGGCTACAACGTGCAGACGGCCGTCGATACCCAGCATCACCTCATCGTCGCCCATGAGGTCACCAATGTCGGCCATGATCGCGCCGCACTGGCGACAATGGCCGAGCAGGCGCGTAGCGCCACCGGGGTTGAGGGCCTGACCGTCGTCGCCGACCGTGGTTACTTCAAGGGCGAAGAAATACTTGCCTGCGACCAATCGGGCATCACCGCCTATGTCCCTAAGCCGCTGACATCCAATAGCAAGGCGGATGGGCGCTTCGGCAAGCAGGATTTTGTGTATGTGCCGGAGAAGAATGAGTACCGCTGTCCCGCGGGGCAGAGCCTGATCTATCGCTACACGAATCTCGAGGCCGGCCTGACGACACATGCGTACTGGAGCTCGAACTGCAAGCAATGTGCAATCCGATCGCAATGCACCAGTGAGCCATTCAGGAGAGTTCGACGCTGGGAGCACGAGGACGTCATCGATGCCATGCAGCGTCGCCTCGATCATCAGCCAGAGATGATGGGCATCCGCCGCCAGACCGTCGAGCACCCGTTTGGCACGCTCAAGCACTGGATGGGCTCGACGCACTTCCTGACCAAAACGTTACCCCGAGTGAGCACGGAGATGAGCCTGCATGTGCTCGCTTACAACCTCAAGCGGTTGATGAGCATCTTGGGCATCCGCGAAGCGGTGGCGGCCTTGCAGTCCTGA
- a CDS encoding YeeE/YedE family protein, whose protein sequence is MSNWALSLAGGVLIGVASTLLLWRNGRVAGVSGMVSGVLFQVRGDTAWRAAFLAGLVAAGGLYLGLVPDAFVPREEFPRTALVAAGLLVGFGTRMGSGCTSGHGVCGLGRRSPRSLVAVFTFMVTAVMTTYLVRHVWSGI, encoded by the coding sequence ATGAGCAACTGGGCGCTATCTCTCGCTGGCGGTGTACTGATCGGAGTTGCCTCGACGCTGCTGCTCTGGCGCAACGGCCGGGTCGCCGGCGTCAGTGGGATGGTCAGCGGCGTTCTTTTTCAGGTGAGAGGAGATACGGCGTGGCGCGCGGCCTTCCTTGCCGGCCTTGTAGCAGCTGGAGGACTCTACCTTGGCCTGGTGCCGGATGCCTTCGTACCACGCGAGGAATTTCCGAGAACCGCACTTGTCGCCGCAGGCCTATTGGTGGGATTTGGCACCCGCATGGGTAGCGGATGCACCAGCGGTCACGGCGTCTGCGGATTGGGGCGACGCTCGCCACGCTCGCTTGTCGCGGTGTTCACATTCATGGTCACCGCTGTGATGACTACGTACCTGGTTCGCCATGTTTGGAGTGGGATATGA
- a CDS encoding efflux RND transporter permease subunit, producing the protein MNVDSKHEKAGLMSVIRDPALFNRLSGNIFERLIFNNRLLIIALCVIATLFSIYQLRNLTVTTSFDKMLPHSHPYIKNFLENRDQLRGLGDSVRFVIENRKGDIYDAEYLQKMSQINDEIFLIPGVDKTWIKSIWAPVVRWTEVTEEGFAGGPVMPGSFDGSPESIKQLRMNIARAGVVGSLISNDYRSSMIEIPLLPTVDGKPLSYQELSSALESIRAKYESDDVGIYITGFAKISGDMIDGIHKVMLFFIVAALVAALIIYFHTRCVRSTCLVLVCSVIAVFWQQGLVITFGGVLDAFTILIPFLIFAIGVSHGCQKMNGIAQDIARGTHPWVAARYTFRRLFLPGLIALIADGVGFAVLVLVDIPIIRELALSASLGFAMLVVTNLILLPVLLSFTGISQEAARRHIIEHDATIHKLGIDRVWNSLDRFTEKRWAVAAILVAVALTALALVERTKLQVGDLHAGSPELRPDSRYNKDNAFITSKFGVSSDVFAVMIKTAPDQCGAFETLVEADRLAWELSHVPGVQGTASLADTVRTYTAGSFEGSPKWYTISDNKGVVWPQVNNALVWNSPFLNSECSLIPVLAYLSDHKAATLARIVEVASTFAEKHSVPERQLLLAAGSAGIEAATNIIVKSVQLEMLLAVYAAVALLCLVTFRSWRAVVVAILPLVLTSLLAEALMVQLSIGLKVATLPVVALGVGVGVDYALYLLSVQLEGQRMGLTLQQAYRRAIQFTGKMVALVGVTLAVGVVTWMWSPIKFQADMGILLAFMFIWNMLAALVLIPALSHFLLNDKHFNVRESGETAIQKPVVVKDSKLNRQVASIGTEAP; encoded by the coding sequence ATGAATGTTGATAGCAAGCATGAAAAAGCAGGGTTGATGAGCGTCATTCGTGACCCCGCACTATTCAACCGGCTCTCCGGCAATATTTTTGAGCGCTTGATCTTCAACAATCGCCTGCTCATCATCGCGCTCTGCGTGATCGCAACCTTGTTCTCGATCTACCAGTTGCGCAACCTTACGGTGACCACCAGCTTCGACAAGATGCTGCCGCACAGTCACCCGTACATTAAGAATTTCCTCGAAAACCGAGACCAACTGCGCGGCTTGGGCGATTCTGTTCGCTTTGTGATCGAGAATCGCAAGGGCGACATCTACGATGCTGAATACTTGCAAAAGATGTCGCAGATCAATGATGAGATCTTCCTGATTCCAGGTGTCGACAAGACATGGATCAAGTCTATCTGGGCCCCGGTGGTGCGCTGGACTGAGGTCACTGAAGAAGGCTTCGCTGGCGGTCCGGTAATGCCTGGTAGCTTTGATGGCTCGCCCGAGTCGATCAAGCAATTGCGTATGAATATCGCTCGCGCCGGCGTAGTCGGTAGTCTCATCTCCAACGACTATCGCTCGAGCATGATCGAGATCCCATTGCTGCCTACCGTGGATGGAAAGCCGCTGAGCTATCAGGAACTGTCTTCGGCCCTCGAGAGTATCCGCGCCAAGTACGAAAGTGATGACGTCGGTATTTACATCACCGGCTTCGCCAAGATTTCCGGCGATATGATCGACGGTATCCACAAGGTGATGCTGTTCTTCATCGTTGCCGCCTTGGTCGCCGCGCTGATCATCTACTTCCATACGCGTTGCGTGCGCAGCACCTGCCTTGTGCTGGTCTGCTCAGTAATTGCCGTGTTCTGGCAGCAAGGCTTGGTTATTACTTTCGGAGGTGTGCTGGATGCCTTCACCATCCTGATTCCCTTCCTGATCTTTGCCATTGGCGTGTCCCATGGCTGCCAGAAAATGAATGGCATAGCTCAAGACATCGCCCGTGGGACGCACCCTTGGGTGGCTGCGCGCTACACCTTCCGCCGTCTTTTCCTGCCGGGCTTGATCGCGCTGATCGCTGACGGCGTTGGCTTCGCCGTGCTAGTGCTGGTCGACATTCCGATCATCCGAGAGCTGGCGCTATCTGCGAGCCTCGGCTTCGCGATGCTGGTGGTAACCAACCTGATCCTGTTGCCGGTACTGCTGTCGTTCACCGGGATCAGTCAGGAAGCGGCGCGTCGGCACATCATCGAGCACGACGCGACCATCCATAAGCTAGGCATAGACCGGGTGTGGAATAGCCTCGACCGCTTCACCGAGAAGCGCTGGGCAGTTGCAGCAATCCTGGTAGCCGTTGCGCTCACTGCGCTGGCGCTGGTGGAGCGTACCAAGTTGCAGGTAGGCGATCTGCACGCGGGCAGCCCCGAGTTGCGTCCAGATTCGCGCTACAACAAAGACAACGCGTTCATTACGTCCAAGTTTGGCGTGTCCAGCGACGTGTTTGCCGTCATGATCAAGACGGCTCCTGACCAATGCGGTGCCTTTGAGACACTCGTTGAAGCCGATCGTTTGGCATGGGAGCTGTCTCATGTCCCTGGTGTGCAGGGCACTGCGTCGCTTGCGGACACCGTGCGTACCTATACTGCGGGCAGCTTCGAAGGTAGCCCTAAGTGGTACACCATTAGTGACAACAAGGGAGTCGTTTGGCCGCAGGTTAACAACGCGCTGGTATGGAATTCCCCGTTCCTCAACAGCGAGTGTTCGTTGATTCCGGTCCTTGCCTATCTTTCCGATCACAAGGCCGCGACGCTGGCACGAATAGTCGAAGTGGCGAGCACTTTTGCTGAGAAACACAGCGTGCCGGAGCGCCAGCTCCTGCTAGCTGCCGGCAGCGCAGGAATTGAGGCGGCCACCAACATCATCGTCAAGAGTGTGCAACTTGAAATGCTGCTCGCTGTATATGCTGCCGTCGCTTTGCTCTGTCTGGTGACATTCCGCAGCTGGCGCGCGGTGGTGGTAGCGATACTCCCTCTGGTTCTCACATCATTGCTCGCCGAAGCACTGATGGTGCAATTGAGCATTGGGCTCAAAGTAGCAACGCTGCCGGTCGTTGCGTTGGGGGTGGGCGTCGGGGTGGACTACGCGCTTTATCTGCTGAGCGTGCAGCTGGAAGGTCAGCGCATGGGGCTTACGTTGCAACAGGCGTACCGTCGTGCAATTCAGTTCACCGGCAAGATGGTGGCGCTGGTTGGTGTGACACTGGCTGTCGGTGTCGTGACCTGGATGTGGTCCCCAATCAAGTTTCAGGCAGACATGGGCATTCTGCTGGCCTTCATGTTCATCTGGAACATGCTGGCGGCGCTCGTACTGATTCCTGCGCTGTCCCATTTCCTTCTTAATGACAAGCATTTTAATGTTCGTGAATCCGGAGAAACGGCCATCCAAAAGCCTGTCGTGGTGAAGGACAGCAAGCTGAACCGACAGGTCGCTTCGATAGGTACCGAGGCCCCATAG
- a CDS encoding WD40/YVTN/BNR-like repeat-containing protein, whose amino-acid sequence MREGFLAGCFDLNRIRGAVMSGIVLSGLLVAGAPALAFEPPLEVPAMRSDRLAGSPMLAVTSVGSRLVAVGLRGVILVSDDQGKTWTQAQVPVSVDLVAVTFPSANQGWAVGHGGVVLHSQDGGLTWEKQLDGLMASKLAIDFYTSNPEHLAEAADLLAKEQNLAVDKETQPFLDVFFTDDLHGYVVGTFNRIFATEDGGQHWKPLMHLTDNPQEWHFYSIAGAGDQLFISGEQGRVWRHDLQSNRFVSIDTPYNGTLFGIVPAAHDQLFAYGMRGSFFRSSDQGMSWERVPLPVNSNVVRVLPYGQDRLLVIAQSGEVLVSSDGARSFKALPQSSQIPLFGATMVDEKRMALVGPLGVRVEGL is encoded by the coding sequence ATGCGTGAAGGTTTTCTGGCCGGTTGTTTCGATCTAAATCGGATCCGTGGCGCAGTGATGAGCGGTATTGTCCTAAGTGGTCTGTTAGTTGCCGGAGCTCCCGCACTAGCTTTCGAACCGCCTCTGGAAGTGCCGGCGATGAGAAGTGACCGCCTGGCCGGCAGTCCCATGCTGGCGGTCACCAGTGTCGGTTCCCGGCTGGTCGCTGTGGGGCTGCGAGGCGTAATCCTGGTCTCCGACGATCAGGGCAAGACCTGGACGCAGGCACAGGTCCCGGTCAGTGTCGATCTCGTCGCAGTGACCTTCCCTAGCGCGAACCAGGGCTGGGCCGTCGGCCATGGAGGTGTCGTTCTGCACAGCCAAGACGGTGGCCTGACCTGGGAGAAGCAGCTCGATGGTCTAATGGCCTCGAAACTGGCCATCGATTTCTATACCAGTAACCCCGAGCATTTAGCTGAGGCAGCGGATCTTCTGGCTAAGGAACAGAACCTTGCCGTGGACAAGGAGACCCAACCGTTCCTCGACGTGTTCTTTACCGATGATCTCCATGGTTATGTGGTGGGCACGTTCAACCGCATTTTTGCGACGGAGGATGGCGGCCAGCATTGGAAGCCGTTGATGCATCTGACGGACAACCCACAAGAGTGGCATTTCTACTCCATCGCCGGCGCCGGCGATCAGCTCTTCATTTCCGGAGAACAGGGCCGAGTTTGGCGCCACGATCTGCAGAGCAACCGGTTCGTTTCCATCGACACCCCCTACAACGGCACTCTGTTCGGCATTGTGCCGGCAGCGCACGACCAACTGTTTGCCTATGGCATGCGTGGGAGCTTCTTCCGTAGCTCAGATCAAGGGATGAGCTGGGAGCGCGTGCCCTTGCCGGTCAATAGCAATGTGGTACGGGTACTGCCTTATGGTCAGGACCGACTTTTGGTTATTGCCCAAAGTGGAGAAGTCTTGGTTAGCAGCGATGGCGCGCGATCCTTCAAAGCACTGCCGCAATCGAGCCAGATACCGCTATTCGGAGCGACCATGGTCGACGAAAAGCGTATGGCGTTGGTGGGACCTTTGGGTGTGCGTGTTGAAGGTCTCTGA
- a CDS encoding DUF6691 family protein has product MKRYVLAALASEALFGLGLSLSGMTDPERVLGFLDVAGDFDPSLLLVLGGAVATTVLLFGFVLRRKAPVLADKFNLPTRNDIDVRLIGGAALFGVGWGIAGYCPGPALAGLGVGSTEALWFVPAMLVGMLAHRLVHGS; this is encoded by the coding sequence ATGAAGCGCTACGTACTTGCCGCACTTGCCTCAGAAGCCCTGTTCGGACTTGGTCTGAGTCTGTCCGGCATGACCGACCCCGAGCGCGTACTCGGCTTTCTGGACGTGGCAGGCGATTTCGACCCGTCCCTGCTGCTCGTCCTCGGCGGCGCAGTGGCGACCACTGTGCTGCTCTTCGGTTTCGTACTTCGCCGCAAGGCCCCCGTTCTCGCGGATAAATTCAATCTGCCCACACGGAACGACATCGACGTCCGACTAATCGGCGGTGCAGCGCTCTTTGGTGTCGGCTGGGGTATTGCGGGCTACTGTCCCGGCCCGGCCCTCGCAGGGCTCGGCGTCGGCTCGACCGAAGCGCTCTGGTTCGTTCCTGCGATGCTTGTCGGCATGCTGGCCCACCGACTCGTGCATGGGTCCTGA
- a CDS encoding MBL fold metallo-hydrolase, which produces MPRSASTVLVQPFFDKDTSTFTYVVYEGDGGAAAIVDPVLDYDSAVARTSSQPADVILDFVRTHDLKVEWILETHAHADHLSAAGYLKDRLGAPMAIGRGIIEVQQRFKVLFGLGDEFVADGRQFDRLFEDGERFQVGSLEGYVIATPGHTDDSLTYVIGDAAFVGDTVFAPETGTARTNFPGGDAAQLYASIQKILAMPADTRIFLCHDYPTHDHAPAAESSIAAQLGSNVHLAGGITEEDFVTMRRARDASLPTPRLILPALQVNIRGGRFPEPDTNGLSYLRMPLNQLGSAA; this is translated from the coding sequence ATGCCTCGTTCAGCGTCTACCGTCCTGGTCCAGCCATTCTTCGACAAGGACACCAGCACTTTTACCTATGTGGTCTATGAGGGTGACGGCGGCGCAGCAGCCATCGTCGATCCCGTGCTCGACTACGATTCGGCTGTCGCTCGGACGTCATCCCAACCAGCGGACGTCATACTGGACTTTGTGCGCACGCACGACCTCAAAGTTGAATGGATCCTTGAGACCCACGCCCATGCGGATCATCTGAGCGCTGCCGGCTACCTCAAGGACAGGCTCGGCGCCCCAATGGCCATTGGACGCGGGATTATCGAGGTCCAACAGCGTTTCAAAGTGCTATTCGGCCTGGGTGACGAATTCGTCGCTGACGGGCGCCAGTTCGACCGATTGTTCGAAGACGGCGAGCGGTTTCAGGTGGGCTCGCTGGAGGGTTATGTGATAGCAACACCTGGGCACACTGACGATAGCCTGACGTACGTGATCGGGGACGCGGCTTTCGTGGGCGACACGGTGTTCGCGCCAGAGACAGGCACCGCGCGCACAAACTTCCCAGGAGGCGACGCCGCACAGCTGTACGCATCGATCCAGAAGATCCTGGCCATGCCGGCCGATACTCGTATTTTCCTGTGCCATGACTACCCGACCCACGATCACGCCCCTGCGGCGGAAAGCTCGATCGCGGCGCAGCTTGGAAGCAATGTGCACTTGGCCGGCGGGATCACTGAGGAGGACTTCGTGACCATGCGCCGCGCAAGGGATGCGTCGCTTCCAACTCCGCGGCTAATCCTGCCGGCTCTTCAGGTCAACATTCGTGGAGGTCGTTTCCCCGAACCAGATACGAATGGGCTGAGTTACCTACGTATGCCCCTCAACCAACTCGGGAGCGCTGCATGA
- a CDS encoding ArsR/SmtB family transcription factor, with protein sequence MKSSQQTESPDLEEMAAHAEEAAALLKSLAHPARLLVLCRLVDAEASVSELQVGGTLSMSALSQHLSVLREAGLVSTRREAQTIYYSLTDSPALGVMHALHEAYCGRTKGRRQSK encoded by the coding sequence ATGAAATCCAGCCAGCAAACCGAGTCACCGGATTTAGAGGAAATGGCTGCCCACGCAGAAGAGGCCGCCGCTCTCCTTAAGTCATTGGCACATCCTGCGAGACTGCTGGTGCTATGCCGCTTGGTCGATGCCGAGGCATCGGTATCGGAACTGCAGGTTGGCGGCACGCTATCCATGTCGGCCCTTTCGCAGCACCTGAGCGTGCTCCGCGAGGCCGGACTAGTTTCGACCCGCCGTGAAGCGCAGACCATCTACTACTCGCTTACGGACAGTCCCGCCTTGGGCGTCATGCATGCGCTGCACGAGGCCTACTGCGGCCGCACCAAGGGCCGTCGGCAGTCGAAATGA
- a CDS encoding DUF1302 domain-containing protein encodes MKMASRNWAAGGSLLAAPVMMFCVVGQVNAFDFNLGNPDMSLRWDNTVRYNIGFRVQDCDEDICGNNAGAGDVTAYQSDRKFADAGDVVTNRIDVLSEMDFIYKDRHGARLSAAGWYDHAYRGDVEGDRVLDASGVGAGAGPDGASYTNYTDRWNNGPSGEILDAFLFTGFDLGSIPVDMKAGQHNIYWGESLFSFVNGVSYQQGPVDIRKAIATPGTEAKELFKPLNQISVSAQVKPDLTVAAQYYLDWKPMVIPDGGTYFGAADGVSLGGGGTVFGTPFEITSDEPDKTYGDWGISARWSPEWLDGTAGFYYREYTNKFPQLVTTSVAVIPGVGVVPTGTGIDFSSDKREKLFGLSLSKQVWGIAWGADLTYRKDATLATTPFANFVPEGTDPDTWVPRGNVWSGVFNGIAYFSKSPVYDAATLTAELNYSYLDKVTDNEQNYNGKGFNCANDHIATEIACQTRDAVGASVLFRPTWYQVSPGIDLSMPMFVDMGLHGNSPVQFGSNEGQGSWSVGLAADIYAQYNVELKYNGFISKHSKDELGVGSRNNAALGKYWDRDWISLTFKTSF; translated from the coding sequence ATGAAGATGGCAAGTCGAAATTGGGCGGCAGGCGGTAGTCTTCTCGCCGCGCCAGTGATGATGTTCTGTGTGGTCGGACAGGTGAATGCGTTCGACTTTAATCTTGGCAATCCCGATATGTCACTGCGCTGGGACAATACCGTGCGCTACAACATCGGCTTCCGTGTGCAGGACTGCGACGAGGATATCTGCGGCAACAATGCAGGTGCCGGCGATGTCACCGCCTACCAATCCGATCGCAAGTTTGCCGATGCAGGCGATGTCGTAACCAACCGCATCGACGTCCTCAGCGAGATGGACTTCATCTACAAGGATCGCCATGGTGCTCGCCTGAGTGCTGCCGGTTGGTACGACCATGCATACCGAGGTGATGTCGAGGGCGACCGGGTACTTGATGCCTCAGGCGTCGGCGCAGGCGCCGGCCCCGATGGTGCTAGCTACACCAACTACACCGATCGCTGGAACAATGGCCCGTCCGGCGAGATCCTGGATGCCTTCCTATTCACCGGTTTCGATCTGGGTAGCATCCCGGTCGACATGAAGGCTGGCCAGCACAACATCTACTGGGGCGAATCCCTGTTCTCCTTCGTCAATGGGGTGTCCTACCAGCAGGGTCCAGTTGATATTCGTAAAGCCATTGCGACTCCTGGTACCGAAGCCAAGGAGTTGTTCAAGCCGCTAAACCAGATTTCCGTGAGTGCGCAGGTCAAGCCAGACCTGACCGTTGCCGCCCAGTACTACCTGGATTGGAAGCCCATGGTCATTCCAGATGGCGGCACTTACTTCGGTGCGGCTGACGGTGTAAGCCTGGGTGGTGGTGGTACAGTTTTCGGCACGCCATTTGAGATCACCAGCGACGAGCCCGACAAGACTTATGGCGACTGGGGCATCTCGGCGCGTTGGTCGCCTGAATGGCTGGACGGGACCGCTGGTTTCTACTATCGCGAGTACACCAACAAGTTCCCTCAGTTGGTAACTACCAGTGTCGCGGTAATCCCGGGTGTCGGGGTGGTTCCCACCGGCACCGGCATCGACTTTTCGTCCGACAAGCGCGAGAAGCTGTTTGGTCTGAGCCTTTCGAAGCAGGTCTGGGGTATCGCCTGGGGCGCCGATCTCACCTATCGCAAGGATGCCACCCTGGCCACTACTCCGTTCGCGAACTTTGTGCCGGAAGGTACCGATCCTGACACCTGGGTGCCACGCGGCAATGTATGGTCCGGCGTATTCAACGGTATTGCTTACTTCAGCAAGTCACCCGTTTACGACGCTGCGACCCTGACTGCAGAGCTCAACTACTCCTACCTGGATAAGGTTACGGATAACGAGCAGAACTACAACGGCAAAGGCTTCAACTGCGCCAACGACCATATTGCCACTGAGATTGCCTGCCAGACTCGCGATGCAGTCGGTGCTTCGGTGCTGTTCAGACCGACTTGGTATCAAGTTTCTCCAGGCATCGATCTATCCATGCCGATGTTCGTCGACATGGGCTTGCACGGCAACTCCCCCGTGCAGTTCGGCAGCAACGAAGGGCAGGGCAGTTGGAGTGTGGGCCTGGCTGCGGATATCTATGCCCAATACAACGTCGAGCTTAAGTACAACGGGTTCATCTCCAAGCACTCGAAGGACGAACTCGGAGTTGGTAGCCGCAACAACGCCGCGCTGGGTAAGTACTGGGACCGCGACTGGATATCGCTGACCTTCAAGACCTCGTTCTGA